The Desulfomicrobium macestii genome has a segment encoding these proteins:
- a CDS encoding MBL fold metallo-hydrolase: protein MQKPTVRAFFDEDTATWSYVIWSETGAQKRCAIIDSVLNFDLPSCTSSTRSADIIIDFIKEKQLAVEWILETHIHADHLTAAHYLKERLGGKIAISKHILTIIATWVPIFQTQDDTSLDGSQFDHLFDNDEKFTVGDMQAQILHTPGHTPADTTYVIGDAVFVGDTIFLPDVGSGRCDFPGGSAEHSYDSSRRLFALPDDYRVYVGHDYPPENRRGPQCMCTIGEQKKLNVRLHLGIGKEDFVRQRQREDTGKSVPPLLLPSIQANLRNGQFGQEIAGTQFVKLPVNKL, encoded by the coding sequence ATGCAAAAGCCCACAGTACGAGCTTTTTTTGACGAGGACACGGCCACCTGGTCGTATGTGATCTGGTCCGAGACAGGTGCACAAAAGCGTTGCGCCATAATAGACAGCGTGCTGAATTTTGATCTTCCTTCCTGCACCTCCAGCACACGGTCCGCGGATATCATCATCGACTTCATCAAGGAAAAACAGCTTGCCGTGGAATGGATACTGGAAACGCATATCCATGCCGACCATCTTACCGCCGCCCATTATCTGAAAGAACGGCTGGGCGGAAAAATCGCCATCAGCAAACATATCCTGACCATCATCGCCACATGGGTGCCCATCTTCCAGACCCAGGACGATACAAGCCTGGACGGGTCCCAGTTCGACCATCTCTTTGACAACGACGAAAAGTTCACTGTGGGCGACATGCAGGCCCAAATTCTACATACGCCCGGGCATACCCCCGCGGACACGACCTATGTCATCGGCGACGCCGTCTTTGTCGGCGACACCATCTTTCTGCCGGACGTGGGCTCTGGAAGATGCGATTTTCCCGGTGGCAGCGCGGAGCATTCCTACGACTCCTCGCGCCGTCTTTTTGCCCTGCCCGACGACTACCGCGTTTACGTAGGGCACGACTACCCGCCGGAGAACAGGCGCGGTCCGCAGTGCATGTGCACCATCGGCGAACAGAAAAAGCTCAATGTGCGTCTGCATCTTGGCATCGGCAAGGAAGATTTTGTCCGGCAGAGGCAGCGTGAAGACACGGGCAAATCCGTACCCCCACTGCTCCTGCCCTCCATTCAGGCCAACCTGCGCAACGGGCAGTTCGGCCAGGAGATCGCAGGAACGCAGTTCGTGAAACTGCCAGTCAACAAACTCTAG
- a CDS encoding rhodanese-like domain-containing protein, with the protein MGLQEISALAASKADAQQTIFIDVRTSAEFSNKRPARSLAFAPLTDLAPEDFAMRHGILPDTPLIILCTSGSRARKAAEKFIKAGFSDVQVLQGGIDAWEREGLPLVGANSAPDIGGPISLDRQVRIAAGSLVLLFGLLGYFVTASFVWGAIFVGGGLVFAGITNTCGMAMLLTRAPWNKTGCTGGVCPISGKPKGSSGGGCK; encoded by the coding sequence ATGGGATTGCAGGAAATTTCGGCTCTCGCCGCTTCAAAGGCGGATGCCCAGCAAACAATCTTCATCGATGTGCGCACGTCGGCGGAATTTTCCAACAAACGCCCGGCCCGCTCGCTGGCCTTTGCGCCGCTGACGGATCTGGCGCCAGAGGATTTTGCGATGCGGCACGGCATTCTCCCGGACACCCCGCTCATCATTCTCTGCACCAGCGGCAGCAGGGCCCGAAAGGCGGCAGAGAAATTCATCAAAGCGGGCTTCAGTGATGTGCAGGTCCTGCAAGGCGGTATCGACGCCTGGGAACGCGAGGGCCTGCCCCTGGTCGGCGCAAACTCCGCGCCCGACATCGGCGGCCCCATCTCCCTGGACAGGCAGGTGCGCATAGCGGCCGGCAGCCTGGTGCTGCTGTTTGGTCTTTTGGGATATTTCGTGACCGCCAGCTTTGTCTGGGGAGCGATTTTCGTGGGCGGCGGGCTTGTCTTTGCCGGCATCACCAACACCTGCGGCATGGCCATGCTGCTGACGCGGGCACCGTGGAACAAGACCGGCTGCACGGGCGGCGTATGCCCAATCAGCGGCAAGCCCAAAGGCAGTTCCGGCGGCGGCTGCAAATAG
- a CDS encoding DinB family protein: MNIDCIDCKARIESFETLMTRNADLADIRLAPDKWTLKEMIAHLIDSASNNHQRFVRLQLEPVLVFPKYDAEEWKNATRIASFDYSTLVTLWKTYNALLLHLIENLNPAALNHVWRREDKDISLEALIHDYFAHMDLHRKMFEDRVEEIGAKKS; the protein is encoded by the coding sequence ATGAATATAGACTGCATCGACTGCAAAGCCCGCATTGAATCCTTCGAAACCCTCATGACCCGGAACGCAGACCTCGCAGACATCCGCCTGGCCCCGGACAAGTGGACCCTGAAGGAGATGATCGCCCACCTGATCGATTCCGCGTCCAACAACCACCAGCGATTTGTCCGCCTGCAACTTGAGCCGGTGCTTGTCTTCCCGAAATACGACGCCGAGGAATGGAAAAACGCGACCAGAATCGCTTCATTCGACTATTCCACCCTGGTCACCCTCTGGAAAACCTACAACGCCCTGCTCCTGCACCTGATCGAAAACTTGAATCCAGCCGCCCTGAATCACGTCTGGAGACGCGAAGACAAGGACATCTCCCTGGAAGCCCTGATCCACGATTATTTCGCGCACATGGACCTGCACCGGAAGATGTTCGAGGACCGGGTGGAAGAGATCGGCGCTAAAAAGTCCTGA
- a CDS encoding methyl-accepting chemotaxis protein, translated as MMLGSNIEKDILSLEKVIKKITDSYASLKSHITDHEEKVILDNAERTTMSFVNHGYQFCLDLKDVRQDMRATHFSDYQKLATPLANESREYMAALIELKDKKLAAATLQMESTITEMFRIISLIALITTAVALLMVFSVGRSVTRSIQQVVGVVETMANNDLTCQVAEGGSDETGKMLRATRRMLDTLKETLGSVIGGVGALASSSSELAVVSRKIFEGAADMREKSHGVAAAAEEMGVNISSVAAAAEQSSTNIGMIASAAEEMNSTMSEIAANTGKTRETSAKTVFRAKRASDNMTNLSSAAVEIGKIVETINVISGQTNLLALNATIEAARAGEAGRGFAVVANEIKELAQQTARATEEIKNNVGSIQTLTVETVGEIKEITDEIGNVSGMIDGVAVAVDQQALATREIADNVNQAAGGLQEVTRNVSQSSLMANEIAQEIAKINERISEVSHGSAEVDASAASLQNLSEKLQKSVSIFKI; from the coding sequence ATGATGCTCGGCAGCAACATTGAAAAGGACATTCTGAGTCTTGAGAAAGTCATAAAAAAAATCACAGACAGCTATGCTTCCCTCAAGTCGCACATCACGGATCATGAGGAGAAGGTGATCCTCGACAACGCCGAGCGCACGACAATGAGTTTTGTGAATCACGGGTATCAGTTTTGCCTGGATCTCAAGGATGTGCGACAGGACATGCGTGCCACGCATTTTTCGGACTACCAGAAACTGGCCACGCCCTTGGCGAATGAATCCAGGGAATACATGGCCGCCCTCATTGAATTGAAAGACAAGAAGCTTGCCGCCGCAACATTGCAGATGGAGTCAACCATCACCGAGATGTTTCGGATCATTTCCCTGATCGCACTGATCACGACTGCCGTGGCGCTGCTGATGGTCTTCAGTGTCGGACGCAGCGTGACGCGATCCATTCAGCAGGTTGTCGGTGTGGTGGAGACAATGGCCAACAACGATCTGACCTGCCAAGTCGCCGAAGGCGGCAGTGATGAGACCGGAAAAATGCTCCGGGCCACTCGGCGCATGCTGGACACTCTCAAGGAAACCCTGGGCAGCGTGATCGGGGGCGTTGGCGCGCTGGCCTCGTCCTCCAGTGAACTCGCCGTGGTCTCACGAAAAATTTTCGAGGGAGCGGCGGACATGCGCGAAAAATCTCACGGCGTGGCCGCTGCGGCCGAAGAAATGGGCGTTAACATTTCGTCGGTGGCTGCCGCCGCGGAGCAGTCTTCGACAAACATCGGAATGATCGCTTCCGCCGCGGAGGAGATGAACTCCACCATGAGCGAGATAGCCGCGAACACCGGCAAGACCAGGGAAACGAGCGCAAAAACCGTCTTCCGGGCCAAGCGGGCTTCCGACAACATGACCAACCTGAGTTCCGCCGCCGTTGAGATCGGAAAGATCGTCGAGACGATCAACGTCATCTCGGGACAGACAAATCTGCTGGCCCTGAACGCGACCATCGAGGCGGCCAGGGCCGGGGAAGCCGGAAGGGGTTTCGCGGTTGTCGCCAACGAAATCAAGGAACTTGCCCAGCAGACGGCCAGAGCGACCGAGGAGATCAAGAACAACGTCGGGTCGATCCAAACCCTCACGGTCGAGACTGTTGGAGAGATCAAGGAGATCACGGACGAGATCGGCAACGTCAGCGGGATGATCGACGGCGTTGCCGTGGCGGTGGACCAGCAGGCACTCGCGACCAGGGAGATTGCCGACAACGTGAACCAGGCGGCTGGCGGCTTGCAGGAAGTCACGAGGAATGTGAGTCAGAGTTCCCTGATGGCGAACGAAATCGCGCAGGAAATAGCAAAAATCAACGAGCGGATCAGCGAAGTCTCGCATGGCAGCGCCGAGGTGGACGCAAGTGCGGCCTCATTGCAGAATCTGTCGGAAAAACTGCAGAAATCGGTGAGCATTTTCAAGATCTGA
- a CDS encoding NADH:flavin oxidoreductase/NADH oxidase → MCQYSAQDGLPTDWHLIHLGQLALSGAGLLIVEATAVEPAGRISPQDLGLWSDETEAALTSLRRTLRDHSSMPVAIQLAHAGRKGSTARPWDGGASVSFGRGGWTTSSASALPFEPEDAPPVEMDANGIARVVKAFRRAAERALNCGFDCVELHCAHGYLMHQFLSPLSNQRLDEYGGSLENRMRLPLKVFREIRAALPLGFPLGVRISATDWVEGGWDLEQSTVFAARLKELGCDYIHVSSGGLSPMQKIKPGPGYQVPFAAHIKRETGMTTIAVGLITQPRQAEEIIASGQADLTALGRGMLYNPRWPWHAAAELGACVDAPPQYLRCEPHGVKDLFRKS, encoded by the coding sequence ATGTGCCAGTATTCCGCACAGGACGGGCTGCCGACCGACTGGCACCTGATTCACCTTGGGCAGCTTGCCCTGTCCGGGGCCGGACTGCTGATCGTCGAAGCCACCGCCGTCGAACCGGCCGGGCGCATCTCGCCCCAGGATCTCGGGCTGTGGTCCGATGAGACCGAGGCGGCCCTGACTTCGCTGCGCAGGACTCTGCGGGACCATTCTTCCATGCCCGTGGCCATCCAGCTGGCCCATGCCGGTCGCAAGGGGTCCACGGCGCGGCCCTGGGACGGGGGCGCGTCCGTATCGTTCGGACGCGGCGGCTGGACTACGTCCTCGGCCTCGGCGCTGCCCTTCGAACCCGAGGACGCCCCGCCCGTGGAGATGGACGCAAACGGCATCGCGCGGGTGGTCAAAGCCTTTCGCCGGGCGGCGGAGCGCGCCCTGAACTGCGGCTTCGACTGCGTGGAACTGCACTGCGCCCACGGTTACCTCATGCACCAGTTCCTGTCCCCGTTGTCCAACCAGCGCCTGGACGAGTACGGCGGCAGCCTGGAAAACAGGATGCGCCTGCCTCTCAAGGTCTTCCGCGAAATCCGCGCCGCGCTGCCGCTGGGCTTTCCGCTCGGAGTACGCATCTCGGCGACGGACTGGGTCGAGGGCGGCTGGGACCTTGAGCAGAGCACGGTCTTTGCCGCGCGTCTGAAGGAGCTTGGTTGCGACTACATCCACGTCTCCAGCGGCGGCCTGTCCCCCATGCAGAAAATCAAGCCGGGACCTGGCTATCAGGTGCCCTTTGCGGCGCATATCAAACGCGAAACCGGCATGACCACCATCGCGGTGGGCCTGATCACCCAGCCCAGGCAGGCCGAGGAGATCATCGCCTCCGGCCAGGCCGACCTGACGGCCCTGGGCCGGGGCATGCTCTACAATCCTCGCTGGCCCTGGCACGCGGCCGCTGAACTGGGCGCCTGCGTGGATGCGCCGCCACAATATCTTCGCTGCGAGCCCCACGGCGTGAAGGACCTCTTCAGGAAGAGCTGA
- a CDS encoding SDR family oxidoreductase: MMKQKVAVVTGGAQGIGKAICDAFAGQGVAVCNIDVQDNDYFVGDIADEQALRAFASKVIAQHGAIDYLINNACLSRGGLKTCSHEDFNYVLRVGISAPFLLTQLFMDHFNPSASIVNISSTRHLMSQADTESYTAAKGGITALTHAMAITLAGKARVNSISPGWIDTTGTRFDGPDAEQHPAGRVGVPSDIVHAVMFLCDEKSGFITGQNITVDGGMTKLMVYHNDFGWKKQEENPES, encoded by the coding sequence ATGATGAAACAGAAAGTCGCGGTGGTTACGGGCGGTGCGCAGGGCATCGGCAAGGCGATCTGTGACGCTTTCGCCGGGCAGGGAGTTGCCGTCTGCAATATCGATGTGCAGGATAACGACTATTTCGTCGGTGACATTGCCGATGAACAGGCCTTGCGAGCCTTTGCGTCAAAGGTAATCGCCCAGCATGGCGCCATCGACTATCTCATCAACAATGCGTGCCTGTCCCGGGGCGGCCTCAAGACCTGCTCCCATGAGGATTTCAATTACGTGTTGCGTGTCGGAATCTCGGCCCCGTTTCTTTTGACCCAATTGTTCATGGATCACTTCAACCCTTCGGCAAGCATCGTGAACATCTCATCGACCCGGCATCTGATGAGCCAGGCCGATACCGAAAGCTACACGGCGGCCAAGGGGGGCATCACCGCGCTGACCCATGCCATGGCCATCACCCTGGCAGGCAAGGCGCGGGTCAACTCAATCTCGCCGGGCTGGATCGACACTACCGGCACCCGCTTCGATGGCCCGGACGCGGAGCAGCACCCTGCCGGCCGTGTGGGCGTTCCTTCAGACATCGTCCATGCGGTCATGTTTTTGTGTGATGAGAAAAGCGGCTTCATTACGGGCCAGAACATCACGGTGGATGGCGGCATGACGAAGCTGATGGTGTATCACAACGATTTTGGATGGAAAAAACAGGAAGAAAATCCTGAATCGTGA
- a CDS encoding zinc ribbon domain-containing protein YjdM, whose protein sequence is MSDLPICPKCGSEYTYDDGMAYVCPECGHEWSKDAAAGDGTDDRIIKDANGKPLQNGDTVTVIKDLKVKGSSVTVKVGTKVKNIRLVDGDHDIDCRIDGIGAMKLKSEFVKKV, encoded by the coding sequence ATGAGCGATCTGCCCATATGCCCCAAGTGCGGCTCCGAATATACATACGATGACGGCATGGCTTACGTCTGCCCGGAATGCGGCCACGAGTGGTCCAAGGACGCCGCTGCCGGCGATGGAACCGATGACAGGATCATCAAGGATGCCAACGGCAAGCCGCTCCAGAACGGCGACACGGTCACGGTCATCAAGGACCTTAAGGTCAAGGGCTCGTCCGTCACGGTGAAAGTAGGCACGAAAGTCAAGAACATCAGGCTCGTGGACGGCGATCACGATATCGATTGCAGGATCGACGGCATCGGCGCCATGAAGCTCAAGTCCGAATTCGTCAAAAAAGTATAG
- a CDS encoding sensor domain-containing diguanylate cyclase — MYQRLLNIFMATRNPQLETFLRGVSPQEGFSHQFIGRPDIAEADIKGCAVIILDFDVVASECVARIHDAKDEHAVMIGCFDAGSFPVLAEWHHLFDQVWTRPFGEDRIQASFSGILRRLKEREDALLNRKYLDTLIDSLPELIWFKDARGAHLKVNSSFCRTVNKTKKQIEGRGHYYIWDIEPDEYAQGEYICLESEEIVLNKKETCLFDETVKCGGELRKFKTYKSPIFDTDGEVIGTTGFAHDVTDLQNLMIELNILIESLPFAIMVTDKENKVTIVNQKFIDIFVLDRSELIGKSVDSFLNETGNYTRSKRWIIEQDEDDTLLISKSRILKVHDENLLDIFGVLAGHIYLFVDITLEYHHKNKLLSDANTDYLTKLNNRRSLQDFMRKTPPQPHTALFLADLDNFKEVNDLYGHEEGDKVLVAFAGMLLQIFPAENLFRLGGDEFAILLHNVDDSNMPRQCAEQILAGFAEKVACKFPHTNISVSIGIAMDDEKAENFGELFKKADMALYESKKAGKNVCKFWNR, encoded by the coding sequence GTGTACCAACGGTTACTGAACATCTTCATGGCAACCCGAAATCCCCAGTTGGAAACATTTCTCAGGGGTGTTTCGCCACAGGAAGGGTTTTCCCACCAGTTTATCGGCAGACCCGATATCGCTGAAGCCGACATCAAGGGCTGCGCCGTCATCATCCTCGATTTCGATGTCGTTGCGTCTGAGTGCGTGGCAAGAATTCATGACGCCAAGGATGAACATGCCGTGATGATCGGCTGTTTTGACGCCGGGAGTTTTCCGGTTCTTGCGGAGTGGCACCACCTTTTCGATCAGGTCTGGACCAGGCCTTTTGGCGAAGATAGGATTCAGGCCTCGTTTTCGGGTATTCTAAGGCGTCTCAAGGAGCGCGAGGACGCGCTGCTGAACCGGAAATACCTGGACACCTTGATAGACAGCCTGCCGGAACTGATCTGGTTCAAGGATGCCCGGGGCGCCCACCTGAAGGTCAACAGCAGTTTCTGCCGGACTGTGAACAAAACCAAGAAGCAAATTGAGGGCCGAGGGCATTATTATATCTGGGACATTGAACCTGATGAATATGCCCAGGGAGAATATATTTGTCTGGAATCCGAAGAGATCGTTCTCAACAAGAAGGAAACCTGCCTCTTTGACGAAACAGTGAAATGCGGCGGCGAACTGCGCAAGTTCAAAACCTACAAGTCTCCCATTTTTGATACGGATGGAGAAGTAATCGGCACAACGGGTTTTGCGCACGATGTGACTGATCTTCAGAACCTGATGATTGAATTGAATATTTTGATCGAGAGTCTTCCTTTTGCAATAATGGTAACAGACAAGGAGAATAAAGTTACCATTGTCAATCAAAAGTTCATCGATATATTTGTTCTGGATCGATCAGAGCTGATTGGAAAAAGTGTTGATTCATTTCTCAATGAAACAGGAAATTATACGCGTAGTAAAAGATGGATCATAGAGCAGGACGAAGATGATACATTGCTTATTTCCAAAAGCAGAATTCTCAAAGTTCACGATGAAAATCTTCTGGATATATTCGGCGTGCTGGCTGGCCATATCTACCTTTTTGTGGATATCACTCTTGAATATCATCACAAAAACAAGCTGCTTTCGGATGCAAACACAGATTATCTGACCAAGTTGAACAACAGGCGCAGCCTCCAGGATTTCATGAGGAAAACACCGCCTCAGCCGCACACGGCGCTCTTTCTCGCCGATCTGGACAACTTCAAGGAAGTCAACGATCTGTACGGACACGAAGAAGGGGATAAGGTGCTTGTAGCCTTTGCAGGCATGCTTCTGCAGATTTTTCCGGCTGAAAACCTGTTCCGTCTCGGTGGAGATGAATTCGCGATACTTCTGCACAATGTGGACGATTCCAATATGCCGAGACAATGCGCTGAGCAAATTCTGGCGGGATTTGCAGAAAAAGTCGCCTGCAAGTTTCCCCATACCAATATTTCGGTCAGCATCGGCATTGCCATGGATGATGAAAAAGCTGAAAATTTTGGTGAATTGTTCAAAAAAGCGGACATGGCTCTTTACGAATCAAAAAAAGCGGGAAAAAATGTGTGCAAGTTCTGGAACAGATAG